The following are encoded together in the Gouania willdenowi chromosome 14, fGouWil2.1, whole genome shotgun sequence genome:
- the wwc1 gene encoding protein KIBRA produces MPRKELPLPHGWEEATDYDGKVYYIDHIHQCTSWIDPRDRQTKPLTFADCNGDELPVGWEEVYDPVVGPYYVDHNTKRTQLEDPRVQWQREQEAMLHDYLSVAGDALSAQREIYQVKEQRLRLAQQEYQQLHDTWRDKRDKSTSQSSLNSRSSSSSKYDPEILKAEIATAKSRVNQLKRDLASMKQDLQYKQQGFQTLREIDEKVSNSPCGYRPQEAQAILSEVRSIRDAISSGEKEKQQLMQTLAVLKDGFCLDSNQDLWSSSSELSIPPLYTDTGSQTDLPSELMSISNKLAEKVRLSLKYEEAKRRIATIQVQIAKLDSEAWPGLLDPERDRLILINEKEELLKELQFIGPRRHLEPSDAHKLETEKKRLQRDLQAARDHQSKALTERLRLHCRRNKLVRELEETVRLASSLHTQLKSLSASTLSCSSGSSRGSLTSSRGSLATTSSLGSASSLQLDPPELSDPDFQNKLEGLLQEGGCGGFRLSSSITTIHEHEVAPEPAGNQAAAGGGAVVVPVGGGGGGGVCVEPSRIHSLRLSETPRSMSSLSPRSSLSSLSPPCSPLATDANFLSSEAFVGPMEAHGLDLDLSERLAELEEKNEHHEVKGAAPPLQEKGAEPKKMGVTSAVSDESVAGDSGVYEPSDRRLVLTSDLLLGSYEESRQASCCSQVQLGFRYEAREQRFSICVMQLINCSALCLQEDRKVYVRLAVLPCVRTARCLFRTSVQSVRDVVEVGEVFGMQITHSALRQKTLRVDVCSINISSVSSSSSGHEECEAGVQISCADVVCSEQRHTQWFNLLRHTHNVCIEHTGATQQAGVHIPDDDDDDDDDDEQWLCDALQTNLLEKAVGGGGVSAEGAGLPPQEEEEREFYPDSQWEAEDEEPTSPHPPIGAVLPVKVNKETSTHPPPHLSVVRPKDVQQHNPFIRGNTIIRSKTFSPGPQSQYICRINRSDSDSSTLSKKSPFVRNASERRSMRMKKLPAGVRGLDGVLRTSLDLELDLQVCRTRQTHLMQELQVLRELKNQLERARLQGATELPPLIRDDQRLRMLLQHADKQTPEEQLQEKRVEKMMRAAAKDVHKIRGQSRKEVPEVQSFREKMAFFTRARGGVPDLPSAHV; encoded by the exons GCAGACCAAACCTCTGACCTTTGCTGACTGTAACGGGGATGAACTTCCTGTGGGCTGGGAGGAGGTCTACGACCCTGTGGTCGGCCCGTACTATGTGGACCACAACACCA AGCGCACCCAGCTGGAGGACCCTCGGGTGCAGTGGCAGCGTGAGCAGGAAGCCATGCTCCACGACTACCTGTCGGTGGCGGGTGACGCCCTCAGCGCCCAGAGGGAGATCTACCAGGTGAAGGAGCAGCGTCTGAGGCTGGCCCAGCAGGAGTACCAGCAGCTCCACGACACCTGGAGGGACAAGAGGGACAAGTCCACGTCCCAGAGCAGCC TCAACTCCAGGTCCTCGTCCTCCAGTAAATATGACCCCGAGATCCTCAAAGCAGAGATCGCCACCGCCAAGAGCCGC GTGAACCAGCTGAAGAGAGATTTGGCATCTATGAAGCAGGACCTGCAGTACAAGCAGCAGGGCTTTCAGACGCTCagaga GATCGATGAGAAGGTGTCCAACAGTCCGTGCGGGTACCGCCCCCAGGAGGCTCAGGCCATCCTCAGTGAGGTACGCTCCATCAGAGACGCCATCAGCTCTGGAGAAAAGGAGAAACAGCAGCTCAtgcag ACTCTGGCTGTGCTGAAGGACGGCTTCTGTTTGGACTCTAATCAGGACCTgtggagcagcagctcagagctgTCCATCCCCCCCCTGTACACAGACACTGGGTCACAGACTGACCTGCCCTCTGAG ttgATGAGCATCTCCAACAAACTTGCTGAAAAGGTTCGTCTGAGCCTGAAATATGAGGAGGCCAAACGAAG GATCGCCACCATCCAGGTGCAGATTGCCAAACTGGACAGTGAGGCGTGGCCAGGGCTGCTGGACCCAGAGCGAGACCGCCTCATCCTGATCAACGAGAAGGAGGAGCTTTTGAAGGAGCTGCAGTTCATTGGTCCTCGGCGGCACCTGGAGCCCAGCGACGCTCACAAGCTGGAGACGGAGAAGAAGCGTCTGCAAAGGGATCTACAGGCTGCACGGGACCACCAGAGCAAGGCTCTGACTGAGAG GCTCAGGCTTCACTGCAGGAGAAACAAACTGGTGAGAGAACTGGAGGAGACAGTTCGACTGGCCTCATCACTGCACACACAGCTCAAAAG CCTATCAGCTAGCACCCTCTCCTGCTCGTCGGGTAGCAGTCGAGGTTCTCTAACGTCTAGTCGAGGTTCTCTGGCGACAACGTCCAGCCTGGGCTCGGCCTCGTCGCTGCAGCTGGATCCGCCCGAGCTCAGCGACCCGGACTTCCAGAACAAGCTGGAGGGGCTCCTGCAGGAGGGGGGGTGTGGGGGCTTCAGGCTGTCCAGCTCCATCACCACCATTCACGAGCACGAGGTGGCGCCGGAGCCCGCTGGGAACCAAGCGGCAGCGGGAGGAGGGGCCGTTGTGGTTCCTGTGGGGGGGGGCGGTgggggtggtgtgtgtgtggagcccAGCAGGATCCACAGCCTCAGACTGTCAGAGACACCAcgctccatgagttctctgtccCCACGCTCCTCCCTGTCCTCGCTGTCCCCGCCCTGCTCGCCGCTTGCCACTGACGCCAACTTCCTGTCCAGCGAGGCGTTCGTGGGTCCGATGGAGGCTCACGGTCTGGATCTGGATCTGAGCGAGCGACTGGCCGAGCTGGAAGAGAAGAACGAGCACCACGAGGTCAAAG GTGCTGCCCCTCCGCTGCAGGAGAAGGGGGCAGAGCCAAAGAAGATGGGCGTGACTTCAGCTGTGTCGGACGAATCGGTTGCTGGAGACAGCGGCGTGTATGAACCGTCGGATCGCCG GCTGGtcttgacctctgacctcctgCTGGGCTCGTATGAGGAGAGCCGACAAGCCTCGTGCTGCTCTCAGGTGCAGCTCGGCTTTCGCTACGAGGCCCGAGAGCAACGCTTCTCAATCTGTGTGATGCAACTCATCAACTGTAGCGCCCTCTGTCTGCAGGAGGACCGCAAAGT GTACGTGCGCCTGGCGGTGCTGCCGTGCGTCAGAACCGCTCGTTGTCTCTTCAGGACCAGCGTCCAATCAGTGAGGGACGTGGTGGAAGTGGGTGAGGTGTTTGGCATGCAGATTACCCACAGTGCACTGCGGCAGAAGACTCTGAGGGTGGACGTGtgcagcattaacattagcagcGTAAGCAGCAGCTCATCAGGACACGAGGAGTGTGAG gcTGGAGTTCAGATCAGTTGTGCAGATGTTGTGTGTTCagagcagagacacacacagtggTTTAACCtgctgagacacacacacaatgtctgCATAGAACACACAGGAGCCACACAAcag gcTGGAGTCCACAttcctgatgatgatgatgatgatgatgatgatgatgagcagTG gcTCTGTGATGCTCTGCAGACCAATCTATTAGAGAAGGCAGTAGGAGGAGGTGGAGTTTCTgcagagggggcggggctcccaccgcaggaggaggaggagagggagtTTTATCCTGACAGCCAATGGGAAGCTGAGGACGAGGAGCCGACGTCTCCTCATCCTCCAATAGGAGCGGTCCTCCCAGTGAAG GTCAACAAAGAGACGAGCACACATCCCCCCCCTCACCTCTCAGTGGTTCGACCCAAAGATGTTCAGCAGCACAACCCGTTCATCAGAGGAAACACCATCATCAGGTCCAAGACCTTCAGCCCTGGACCTCAGAGCCAGTACATCTGCAGG ATTAACCGCAGTGACAGTGACAGCTCTACGCTCTCTAAAAAGTCTCCATTTGTCAGGAACGCTTCAGAGAGACGCAGCATGCGCATGAAGAAg CTTCCTGCGGGGGTCCGAGGCCTGGACGGGGTCCTGAGGACGTCCCTGGACCTGGAGCTGGACCTGCAGGTGTGTCGGACCCGTCAGACTCACCTGATGCAGGAATTGCAGGTTCTCAGAGAGTTAAAGAATCAGCTGGAGAGAGCCAGACTACAGGGGGCCACGGAGCTGCCCCCCCTCATTAGAGACGACCAGAGGCTCAGGATGCTGCTGCAGCATGCTGACAAACAG